A genomic segment from Nodularia sphaerocarpa UHCC 0038 encodes:
- a CDS encoding Uma2 family endonuclease: MNSEKVTVQSCYAVTDEELMLMSSQNPELRFERNADGTLETMPPTGGISGNREIKAGAYLLAWVESQDLGEVFGPSTGFRLPNTAVRSPDAAFVAKGRLPENWDQQEDGFINLAPDFVIEIRSKNDSLVKLKAKMSEYITNGVQLAWLIDSQNQQALVYRQDGSITQYPATAILNGEGVVPGFTLPLKRLL, translated from the coding sequence ATGAACAGTGAAAAAGTAACGGTGCAGTCTTGTTATGCTGTCACTGATGAAGAATTGATGTTGATGAGTTCGCAAAACCCAGAACTGCGGTTTGAACGCAATGCTGATGGAACTTTAGAAACTATGCCACCAACTGGGGGAATTTCTGGAAATCGTGAAATAAAAGCAGGTGCTTATTTATTGGCTTGGGTGGAAAGTCAAGATTTAGGTGAGGTTTTTGGACCAAGTACAGGTTTTAGATTACCAAATACGGCAGTGCGATCGCCTGATGCTGCTTTTGTCGCTAAAGGACGTTTACCAGAAAATTGGGATCAGCAAGAGGACGGTTTTATTAATTTAGCGCCTGATTTTGTCATTGAAATTCGTTCTAAAAATGACAGTTTGGTGAAACTTAAAGCCAAGATGTCAGAATATATTACCAATGGTGTGCAGTTAGCATGGTTAATCGACAGTCAAAATCAGCAAGCTTTGGTTTATCGCCAGGATGGTTCAATTACTCAGTATCCGGCTACAGCAATTTTGAATGGTGAAGGTGTTGTCCCAGGGTTTACGTTGCCTTTAAAAAGATTACTGTAA
- a CDS encoding Uma2 family endonuclease — MVLSTQVDSHISLAEFLQLSETQPASEYINGSIYQKPMPQGKHSRIQTCLSTNINQVGESQQKALALTELRCTFGGRSLVPDIAVFEWSRIPTDQDGEIANRFESYPDWTIEILSPDQSPNRVINKIIFSINQGTKLGWFIDPNDKSVMVFQPHQLPEVKYNNDILPVLDVLTDWQLQASDIFSWLKVR; from the coding sequence ATGGTACTATCAACTCAGGTAGATTCCCACATTTCCCTAGCAGAATTTCTGCAATTATCAGAAACTCAACCAGCTAGTGAATATATCAACGGCAGCATCTATCAAAAACCAATGCCCCAGGGAAAGCATAGCAGAATCCAAACTTGTTTATCAACTAATATTAATCAGGTGGGTGAATCCCAGCAAAAAGCTTTAGCATTAACCGAGTTACGCTGCACCTTTGGGGGACGTTCTTTAGTACCTGATATTGCTGTGTTTGAGTGGTCACGCATCCCCACTGATCAAGATGGAGAAATTGCCAATAGGTTTGAAAGTTATCCAGATTGGACTATTGAAATTTTATCCCCTGACCAATCTCCTAATCGTGTGATTAATAAAATTATTTTCTCTATTAACCAGGGAACTAAATTAGGTTGGTTTATTGACCCCAATGATAAATCGGTGATGGTATTTCAACCGCATCAATTACCTGAAGTTAAATACAATAATGATATATTACCTGTTCTCGATGTGTTGACAGATTGGCAGTTACAAGCAAGTGATATATTTAGTTGGTTGAAGGTGAGATAA
- a CDS encoding serine/threonine-protein kinase, with product MAWVSGQKLQGGKYVIEQELGEGGFGITYRAKDNNGRFVVIKTLNKQVQRRPDFAKFQQDFLNEAIKLAKCSHPHIVRMDEVIHEDVLWCMVMEYIDGEDLASRVENQGVLSEAEALRYIQQIGEALIVVHNNGLLHRDIKPQNIMLRAGKSEAVLIDFGIARDFSPNLTQTHTELLSSGFSPIEQYDKRAKRGAYTDVYALAATLYSVLTGEIPTMSPIRAIGTQLTAPKQINSSISDRVNQAILQGMEVKPENRPQSVQEWLKLLDLNPTIPAIPSSTQTTSVPLISSLKFDYYKLHNLLADGNWIGADIETSNLLVSIACPRNGRWLDSESIKRIPCEDLRIIDQLWIHYSNGLFGFSVQNLIWKRVKGNVDEFGNSVGWRVNNSWIKYSQFTFSLDASKGHLPSYLEFLGFVWKSGWFGDYWDGDLSRVYALASKLTQCNL from the coding sequence ATGGCTTGGGTATCAGGACAGAAATTGCAGGGTGGTAAATACGTCATTGAGCAAGAATTAGGCGAAGGTGGATTTGGGATAACTTATCGTGCTAAAGATAATAATGGGCGATTTGTTGTGATTAAAACCTTGAATAAGCAAGTGCAACGCCGTCCTGATTTTGCCAAGTTTCAGCAAGATTTTTTAAATGAAGCCATCAAATTAGCTAAATGCAGTCATCCTCATATTGTGCGGATGGATGAAGTGATTCATGAGGATGTGCTGTGGTGCATGGTGATGGAATATATTGATGGGGAAGATTTAGCCAGTCGGGTTGAGAATCAAGGTGTTTTATCGGAAGCGGAAGCATTACGCTATATTCAGCAAATTGGCGAAGCGCTAATAGTAGTTCATAATAATGGCTTACTGCATCGAGATATTAAACCACAAAATATTATGTTGCGTGCTGGTAAATCAGAAGCAGTGTTAATTGATTTTGGCATTGCGCGGGATTTTAGCCCAAACTTGACACAGACGCATACAGAACTTTTATCTTCTGGTTTTTCGCCAATTGAGCAATATGATAAGCGAGCAAAACGAGGTGCTTACACAGATGTTTATGCCTTAGCTGCAACCCTCTATTCTGTGTTAACGGGAGAAATTCCTACAATGTCTCCCATTCGGGCGATTGGTACGCAATTAACAGCACCAAAACAGATTAATTCTAGTATTAGCGATCGCGTAAATCAAGCAATTCTCCAGGGAATGGAAGTAAAACCAGAAAATCGCCCTCAGTCAGTACAGGAATGGCTAAAATTGTTAGATTTGAATCCCACAATTCCTGCTATACCATCATCAACACAAACTACTTCAGTCCCATTAATTTCATCGCTGAAGTTTGATTATTATAAGCTGCATAATTTACTGGCAGATGGTAACTGGATAGGTGCAGATATAGAAACTAGCAATCTCTTGGTTTCTATAGCGTGTCCCAGAAATGGCCGCTGGCTTGACTCGGAATCAATAAAAAGAATTCCCTGTGAAGATTTACGTATAATTGATCAACTTTGGATACATTACAGCAATGGACTTTTTGGCTTTAGTGTCCAAAATCTTATTTGGAAGCGTGTGAAAGGAAATGTAGATGAATTTGGTAATAGTGTTGGTTGGCGTGTGAATAACTCATGGATTAAATACTCTCAATTTACCTTCAGTCTTGATGCTTCAAAAGGACATTTACCATCATATCTAGAATTTTTAGGCTTTGTATGGAAGTCAGGGTGGTTTGGTGATTATTGGGATGGTGATTTGAGTCGAGTATATGCTTTAGCCTCAAAACTGACACAGTGTAATCTTTAA
- the typA gene encoding translational GTPase TypA, with protein sequence MTLPIRNVAIIAHVDHGKTTLVDALLKQSGIFREGEDVPDCVMDSNTLERERGITILSKNTAVRYKDTLINIVDTPGHADFGGEVERVLGMVDGCLLIVDANEGPMPQTRFVLKKALEKGLRPIVVINKIDRGQTDPHVAVDKVLDLFLELGADEDQCDFKYLFASGMGGFAKESLEAESVDMQPLFNAILQHVPPPVGDINKPLQLQVTTLDYSEYLGRIVIGRIHNGTIRAGQQAALVTENGTIVKSKITKLMGFEGLKRVDMEEATAGYIVAVAGFADAYIGETITDPNEPQALPLIKVDEPTLQMTFWVNDSPFAGQEGKLVTSRQVRDRLFRELETNVALRVEETDSPDKFLVCGRGELHLGILIETMRREGFEFQVSQPQVIYREMNGQPCEPFELLALDTPEDGVGSCIERLGQRKGEMQDMQVIGNGRTLLEFIIPARGLIGFRGEFMRMTRGEGIMNHSFHDYRPLSGDIEARNKGVLIAFEEGVSTFYAMKNVEDRGSFFITPGTKVYKGMIIGEHNRPQDLELNVCKTKQLTNHRASGGEELVQLQTPIDMSLERALEYIGPDELVEVTPDSIRLRKVAKKFAKR encoded by the coding sequence ATGACGCTCCCAATTCGCAACGTCGCCATTATCGCCCACGTTGACCACGGCAAAACTACCCTGGTTGATGCGCTCCTCAAACAATCTGGTATTTTCCGAGAAGGTGAAGACGTTCCGGATTGTGTCATGGATTCCAACACCCTAGAACGGGAGCGGGGTATTACAATTCTCTCGAAAAATACAGCCGTTCGTTACAAAGACACCTTAATCAATATTGTTGATACCCCAGGACACGCCGACTTTGGCGGCGAAGTTGAACGGGTACTAGGAATGGTTGATGGTTGTCTATTGATTGTAGATGCTAACGAAGGCCCTATGCCCCAGACGCGCTTTGTATTGAAAAAAGCTCTGGAAAAAGGACTGCGCCCCATCGTTGTGATCAACAAAATTGATCGCGGACAAACTGACCCCCACGTTGCTGTAGATAAGGTTTTGGATCTGTTCCTGGAATTAGGCGCAGATGAAGACCAGTGTGATTTTAAATACCTGTTTGCTTCCGGTATGGGCGGTTTCGCCAAGGAAAGCTTGGAAGCAGAATCGGTAGATATGCAACCCCTGTTTAATGCGATTCTGCAACACGTTCCACCTCCTGTGGGCGATATCAACAAGCCCCTACAATTGCAAGTCACCACCCTAGATTATTCTGAATATCTGGGAAGGATTGTGATTGGTAGAATCCACAATGGTACTATCCGGGCTGGACAACAAGCGGCTCTAGTAACAGAAAATGGTACAATTGTCAAGTCTAAAATTACCAAATTAATGGGATTTGAAGGACTGAAGCGGGTGGACATGGAAGAAGCCACCGCCGGATATATTGTGGCTGTGGCTGGTTTCGCTGATGCTTATATTGGGGAAACAATTACTGACCCCAATGAACCCCAAGCTTTACCACTAATTAAGGTGGATGAACCTACTTTACAAATGACCTTCTGGGTAAATGATTCACCCTTTGCAGGTCAGGAAGGTAAACTGGTAACATCGAGACAAGTACGCGATCGCCTATTCCGCGAATTAGAAACTAACGTCGCCCTCCGAGTCGAAGAAACTGATTCTCCCGATAAATTCCTAGTTTGTGGTCGTGGTGAATTGCACTTGGGTATCTTAATTGAAACCATGCGCCGAGAAGGTTTTGAGTTCCAAGTATCTCAACCACAAGTAATTTACCGAGAAATGAACGGTCAACCTTGCGAACCTTTTGAACTTCTCGCGTTGGATACTCCCGAAGACGGCGTTGGTAGTTGTATTGAACGTCTGGGACAACGCAAAGGCGAAATGCAAGATATGCAGGTTATTGGGAATGGACGCACTCTATTAGAGTTTATTATTCCCGCCCGTGGCTTGATTGGTTTCCGGGGTGAATTCATGCGGATGACTCGTGGTGAAGGAATCATGAACCACAGTTTCCATGATTATCGTCCCCTGTCTGGTGACATTGAAGCCCGGAACAAAGGCGTTCTCATTGCTTTTGAAGAAGGTGTTTCGACTTTCTACGCCATGAAAAACGTGGAAGATAGAGGATCATTCTTTATCACTCCAGGTACTAAAGTCTATAAAGGCATGATTATCGGTGAACATAATCGTCCTCAAGATTTGGAATTGAATGTCTGTAAGACGAAGCAGTTAACCAATCACCGTGCTTCTGGTGGTGAAGAACTGGTACAATTGCAAACCCCAATAGACATGAGTCTAGAACGGGCGTTGGAATATATCGGTCCTGATGAATTGGTGGAAGTCACACCTGACTCGATTCGTTTACGGAAAGTAGCGAAGAAGTTCGCTAAACGTTAA
- a CDS encoding type 1 glutamine amidotransferase, giving the protein MSSENLELIIGWLYPTLMSTYGDRGNVITIQRRAQWRGYNVKVVALDQNATAADIKAVDIIVGGGAQDRQQEIVMRDLQGAKADAMRDQIENGTPGVFTCGSPQLLGKYYEPALGQRIEGLGIFDLVSVHPGENTKRCIGNLVIEVTASRLARELEEMTGSKPYLVGFENHGGRTKLGQVEALGRVVYGLGNNGEDGTEGAFYQNAIATYSHGPLLPKNPFVADWLIQTALRLKYQQAIALSPLDDSLALQARSAMLKRLKVSLPNPAIAKV; this is encoded by the coding sequence ATGAGTTCGGAAAATTTAGAATTAATTATTGGGTGGTTGTATCCCACGCTGATGAGTACCTATGGCGATCGCGGAAATGTAATTACTATCCAACGTCGCGCCCAATGGCGGGGGTATAATGTCAAGGTGGTAGCACTCGATCAAAATGCCACAGCTGCTGATATTAAAGCTGTAGATATCATAGTTGGTGGTGGCGCACAAGACCGTCAGCAGGAAATTGTCATGCGTGATTTGCAAGGCGCGAAAGCTGATGCTATGCGTGATCAAATCGAAAATGGCACACCGGGAGTTTTTACCTGTGGTTCTCCCCAATTGCTAGGAAAATATTATGAACCTGCTTTGGGACAACGGATTGAAGGTTTAGGTATCTTCGATTTAGTCTCTGTGCATCCTGGTGAAAATACTAAACGCTGTATTGGTAACTTGGTAATTGAAGTTACAGCTTCTCGTCTGGCGCGGGAACTTGAAGAGATGACGGGGAGTAAACCTTATTTAGTCGGTTTTGAAAATCACGGGGGACGCACTAAGTTAGGTCAGGTGGAAGCTTTGGGGCGTGTGGTGTATGGCTTGGGTAATAATGGTGAAGATGGTACTGAGGGAGCATTTTATCAGAATGCGATCGCTACTTATTCCCACGGTCCACTATTACCAAAAAATCCCTTTGTCGCTGACTGGTTAATTCAAACAGCGTTACGGCTAAAATATCAGCAAGCGATCGCTTTATCACCATTAGATGATAGTCTAGCTTTACAAGCGCGATCGGCAATGTTAAAGCGGTTAAAAGTCAGTTTACCAAATCCCGCCATAGCCAAAGTTTAG
- a CDS encoding Mur ligase family protein — protein MGNKIQLIDRLRLGFAVSVAKSVTFIVRSLRLGAASVLPGSIARRIEPRLLELLSQQVKNGVILIAGTNGKTTTALLLCTILERQGYRIAHNSTGANLENGLMTALIENTSLLGTLNVDYAILEVDENIVPKVLKPLQPRIILCLNLFRDQLDRYGEVDSISKRWTTVISTLPLETVVIPNADDPTLCYLGQQLPQKVSFFGMNEPEHYLEAIPHAVDSIYCPSCGHSLDYQGVYLSHLGDFTCPQCGFSKSKPSLESSEWSQILVGLYNKYNTLAAVTAAKELGVDETVIRDSVNNFQAAFGRAEDLVINNKRVRILLSKNPVGTNETIRVVTESSDKTTLLVLNDRTPDGTDVSWIWDVDTEKLVQRGGTIVVSGDRVYDMALRLRYSENAGESKLNLIIEEDLRQAIATALEHTPDNETLHILPTYSAMLEVREVLTGRKIL, from the coding sequence GTGGGAAATAAAATTCAACTTATAGATAGACTGCGACTCGGTTTCGCGGTGTCAGTGGCAAAAAGTGTAACGTTTATAGTCAGGTCGCTGCGTCTAGGTGCTGCTAGTGTGTTACCAGGCTCAATTGCTCGTCGTATTGAACCCCGATTGTTGGAATTATTGAGTCAGCAAGTTAAAAACGGGGTAATTCTGATTGCTGGTACTAATGGCAAAACTACCACAGCGCTGCTTTTATGTACAATTTTAGAACGCCAAGGTTATCGTATCGCCCATAACTCTACAGGCGCAAATCTGGAAAATGGCTTGATGACGGCGTTGATAGAAAATACCAGCTTGCTGGGGACGCTGAACGTTGACTACGCTATTCTGGAAGTAGATGAGAATATTGTACCAAAAGTTTTAAAGCCTCTCCAGCCGAGAATTATTCTTTGTTTAAATTTATTCCGCGACCAATTGGATAGATATGGGGAAGTAGACAGCATTAGTAAGCGCTGGACGACGGTGATTTCTACTCTCCCATTGGAAACGGTGGTTATTCCCAATGCTGATGACCCAACTTTATGTTATCTCGGTCAGCAGTTACCCCAAAAGGTCTCATTCTTTGGGATGAATGAACCAGAACATTATTTAGAAGCTATTCCTCACGCTGTCGATTCTATTTATTGTCCTAGTTGTGGACATTCTCTCGATTATCAAGGTGTTTATTTGTCCCATTTGGGAGATTTTACTTGTCCCCAGTGTGGTTTTAGCAAAAGTAAACCGTCTTTAGAAAGCAGCGAATGGTCACAGATTTTGGTGGGTTTATATAACAAATATAATACTTTAGCGGCTGTGACTGCGGCAAAAGAGTTAGGCGTTGATGAAACGGTAATTCGAGATTCAGTTAACAATTTTCAAGCTGCTTTTGGTCGGGCTGAAGATTTGGTAATTAACAATAAGCGGGTGCGGATTTTGTTATCAAAAAATCCGGTGGGGACAAATGAAACTATTCGCGTAGTTACTGAAAGCAGCGATAAAACCACACTTTTGGTTTTAAACGATCGCACGCCTGATGGTACTGATGTATCATGGATTTGGGACGTAGATACAGAGAAGTTAGTCCAACGGGGAGGAACTATAGTCGTAAGTGGCGATCGCGTCTATGATATGGCGTTACGTCTGCGCTATAGTGAAAATGCGGGTGAGAGTAAGCTCAATTTAATTATAGAAGAGGATTTGCGTCAGGCGATCGCAACTGCATTAGAGCATACCCCAGACAATGAAACTCTCCACATTCTCCCCACCTATTCAGCCATGTTAGAAGTGCGAGAAGTTCTCACTGGTAGAAAAATTCTTTAA
- a CDS encoding thylakoid membrane photosystem I accumulation factor: MKSIKFLFLHKTIAGWRRKLSQCLLLLACLLMINIQPALAGLEDDLYDGNIFVIYAGNGSLVPPRQSLAKALEEHKPVFLAFYVDDSSDCKKYAISISQVQEFYGRSAEIIPIDVDTIPVKQTYEPTEPGYYYSGAVPQVVVFDKSGKVVLNKTGQVPYEQIDDKFRSAFDLLPRTESLPLQRRSFNEFSSELAE, translated from the coding sequence ATGAAAAGCATAAAGTTTCTTTTTTTACATAAAACAATTGCGGGCTGGCGACGAAAGCTGTCCCAATGCTTGTTGTTGCTTGCTTGTCTATTGATGATAAATATACAACCTGCACTGGCTGGTCTTGAAGATGATCTGTACGATGGTAACATTTTCGTGATTTATGCTGGTAATGGTTCGCTAGTTCCACCCAGACAGAGTTTAGCAAAAGCTTTAGAAGAACATAAGCCTGTATTCTTGGCATTTTATGTCGATGACAGCAGTGATTGCAAAAAATACGCCATTTCGATTTCACAGGTACAGGAATTCTACGGTCGTTCCGCAGAAATTATCCCCATAGATGTGGATACCATCCCTGTTAAACAAACCTATGAACCCACTGAACCAGGATACTACTATTCTGGCGCTGTGCCTCAAGTTGTGGTTTTTGATAAATCGGGTAAGGTAGTTTTAAATAAAACCGGCCAAGTACCTTACGAACAAATAGACGATAAATTTCGGTCAGCGTTTGATTTATTACCGCGCACCGAATCTTTGCCATTGCAACGACGTTCATTCAACGAATTTAGTAGTGAATTAGCCGAATAA
- a CDS encoding collagen-like triple helix repeat-containing protein, protein MTSCNQIASEIAALRADIAAMQGQFIPKSDRGGIINESIGGAKNLIVPIIGTTVAAAIAPFPGAIAQAAALANQAAAAAAAAAALAKQAAAAAAAALAKLAAIAASIAAILAALATLRILGARIDAVERGLSALGADVSRILGLLLPIKNAANQALSRSMIPGATGARGLTGATGARGLTGATGARGLTGATGARGLAGATGARGLAGATGARGLAGATGARGLTGATGARGLTGATGARGLAGATGARGLAGATGARGLAGATGARGLAGATGARGLTGATGARGLAGATGATGARGLQGIKGEDGSLDNATKGLLGRIASQTAFIPALVARPAALTSAQTVAAAATGVCQTTRPGGCMNNLANNTNNKLQQGFNNVSNLLNGLGIGDLLRTVNEVNTKMGAQVVGGLSANLKRITNFMKGERITNFITMAATLHNAAMLSNALATTLVSTVTNVFAIIGLRDADGQPYDASELLQTSLANFTRSVIGNQNYDQLTLTWKKANRVYQAGANVVSRVRSIVDSVRSISEITNINVADIGNALRRDGAVKEDSYSPMSRTVGSSRFQKAVDRLTNLTEAASDVESVSSSVRSVQEDIRELQTEQTEFKKAIKKGIDTEKTAEAKTDRETNFGTITEKDLERAE, encoded by the coding sequence ATGACATCCTGTAATCAAATAGCCTCTGAAATTGCCGCGTTGCGGGCTGATATAGCAGCCATGCAAGGACAGTTTATTCCTAAAAGTGACAGAGGCGGAATTATAAACGAATCCATTGGCGGCGCAAAAAATCTCATAGTACCAATAATAGGAACTACGGTAGCCGCAGCCATAGCACCATTCCCCGGCGCAATCGCTCAAGCAGCTGCATTAGCAAACCAGGCCGCCGCAGCCGCAGCCGCAGCCGCAGCATTGGCAAAACAGGCCGCAGCCGCAGCCGCAGCCGCATTGGCAAAACTCGCAGCCATAGCAGCTTCAATTGCAGCAATACTTGCAGCATTGGCGACTCTCCGAATATTGGGCGCTCGTATTGATGCAGTAGAAAGAGGATTATCTGCACTTGGGGCTGATGTATCTCGAATTCTTGGTTTACTTTTACCCATAAAAAATGCTGCAAATCAAGCATTGTCAAGAAGCATGATTCCTGGTGCTACTGGTGCTAGGGGCTTGACTGGTGCTACTGGTGCTAGGGGCTTGACTGGTGCTACTGGTGCTAGGGGCTTGACTGGTGCTACTGGTGCTAGGGGCTTGGCTGGTGCTACTGGTGCTAGGGGCTTGGCTGGTGCTACTGGTGCTAGGGGCTTGGCTGGTGCTACTGGTGCTAGGGGCTTGACTGGTGCTACTGGTGCTAGGGGCTTGACTGGTGCTACTGGTGCTAGGGGCTTGGCTGGTGCTACTGGTGCTAGGGGCTTGGCTGGTGCTACTGGTGCTAGGGGCTTGGCTGGTGCTACTGGTGCTAGGGGCTTGGCTGGTGCTACTGGTGCTAGGGGCTTGACTGGTGCTACTGGTGCTAGGGGCTTGGCTGGTGCTACTGGTGCTACTGGTGCTAGGGGATTACAAGGAATCAAAGGGGAGGACGGATCGTTGGATAACGCGACAAAAGGATTACTAGGAAGAATTGCATCTCAGACGGCTTTCATCCCAGCATTGGTAGCACGTCCGGCGGCGTTGACATCGGCTCAGACTGTCGCAGCAGCAGCTACAGGGGTTTGTCAAACCACCCGCCCAGGTGGTTGTATGAATAATTTGGCTAACAATACCAACAACAAATTGCAGCAAGGATTCAATAATGTATCTAATTTGTTGAATGGATTGGGCATAGGCGATCTCCTGAGAACCGTAAACGAAGTTAACACCAAGATGGGCGCTCAAGTTGTTGGCGGACTCTCTGCTAATTTAAAGAGAATCACTAACTTTATGAAGGGCGAGAGAATCACTAACTTCATTACAATGGCCGCCACCTTGCATAATGCAGCAATGCTATCTAATGCTTTAGCCACAACATTAGTCAGTACAGTTACCAATGTATTCGCAATTATTGGGTTACGCGATGCAGATGGACAGCCTTATGATGCCAGCGAATTACTCCAAACATCCTTAGCAAACTTTACTAGGTCAGTAATTGGGAATCAAAACTATGACCAATTAACTTTGACATGGAAGAAAGCTAATAGAGTTTACCAAGCTGGGGCGAATGTAGTCTCTAGGGTTAGAAGTATAGTGGATTCTGTTAGAAGTATTTCGGAAATCACCAATATTAATGTCGCCGACATCGGGAACGCTCTTAGGAGAGATGGAGCAGTGAAGGAAGATAGCTATTCTCCAATGAGCCGCACGGTAGGCTCTTCTAGATTCCAAAAAGCTGTTGATCGACTAACTAATCTAACTGAAGCCGCGAGTGATGTTGAGTCAGTCTCATCTAGTGTTCGCTCAGTTCAGGAAGATATCAGAGAGTTACAAACAGAGCAGACTGAATTTAAAAAGGCAATAAAGAAAGGTATCGATACTGAGAAGACGGCAGAAGCAAAAACCGACCGAGAAACAAACTTCGGGACTATTACAGAAAAAGACTTAGAAAGGGCTGAATGA